A genome region from Tolypothrix sp. PCC 7712 includes the following:
- a CDS encoding ubiquitin carboxyl-terminal hydrolase 14, with protein MSSRCNHLDQIQSVTPSAQGCEECLKTGDRWVHLRMCLTCGHIGCCDSSKNKHATKHFHATNHPLVQSFERGENWRWCYLDQTFL; from the coding sequence ATGAGTTCACGCTGCAATCATCTCGATCAAATTCAAAGCGTCACCCCCAGTGCCCAAGGATGTGAAGAATGTCTGAAAACAGGCGATCGCTGGGTACATTTACGTATGTGTCTCACTTGTGGACATATCGGCTGCTGTGATTCCTCAAAAAACAAACATGCCACCAAACATTTTCATGCAACTAATCATCCATTGGTACAATCATTTGAACGCGGTGAAAACTGGCGTTGGTGCTATTTAGATCAAACTTTCTTATAA